In one Chitinophaga sancti genomic region, the following are encoded:
- a CDS encoding ATP-dependent helicase, which translates to MKANYLDELNERQREAVVHIKGPLMIVAGAGSGKTKVLTTRIAHLLHNGVDAFNILSLTFTNKAAKEMKERVERILGGTEARNLYIGTFHSVFARLLRAEAHRLGYPNDFTIYDSDDAKSVLKTIINEQNLDDKHYKPNMVYNRISSAKNSLVGPEEYQHDYAIQQEDMRANRPMTGKLYEMYAKRCFKNGAMDFDDLLFKMYQLLKNFPEVLHKYQHKFKYIMIDEYQDTNPAQYEIIKLLGAAHENICVVGDDAQSIYSFRGATIQNILQFEKDYNDTKVVKLEQNYRSTKSILQVANDVIANNKGQIEKNLWTDNPTGERIKLVRTMTDNEEGKFVAETIAEQKLRNHYANRDFAILYRTNAQSRAFEENLRRKAIPYRIYGGMSFYQRKEIKDFVAYLRIVMNPSDEESLKRIINYPIRGIGKTTVEKVMIFANEHNITFWNVLERAQEFGFKGGTLEAIENFVIMIRSFQAMLGKQNAYDIAVQVGKSTNIVKELFNDKTTEGLARYENIQELLNSVKEFTETPTEDGELLEKSLGTYLQQITLLTDADKGNDEDSDVVKLMTIHAAKGLEFPVVFSVGLEENLFPSSLSINSREELEEERRLFYVVITRAKARLFLTYANSRYRFGQLVNNESSRFLEEMPEQYIDRSYAGGGAVGNRSPINSGGGLWGNNGGGGNMFDRMQKKTPGSQSSQPVAGPRPAPKPVSNAAASNHVPSAGFTPDDPATMEAGMDVEHQKFGFGTILNMEGAPNNRIATVVFPKGGGEKKIMLNYARLMIVKK; encoded by the coding sequence ATGAAGGCAAATTACTTAGACGAACTGAATGAGCGGCAGCGCGAAGCAGTTGTGCATATCAAAGGCCCGTTAATGATCGTAGCGGGCGCTGGTTCAGGTAAGACGAAAGTACTTACCACCCGTATCGCCCACCTGCTCCACAACGGTGTAGATGCTTTTAATATCCTCTCACTCACTTTTACCAACAAGGCTGCAAAAGAGATGAAGGAACGCGTGGAAAGGATCCTTGGTGGTACTGAAGCCAGGAACCTCTACATTGGTACCTTCCACTCAGTATTTGCCCGTTTGTTAAGGGCCGAAGCCCATCGCCTCGGTTACCCCAATGATTTTACCATTTATGATTCCGATGATGCGAAAAGCGTACTGAAAACAATCATCAACGAGCAAAACCTGGACGATAAACATTATAAACCTAACATGGTCTATAACCGTATATCCTCCGCTAAAAATAGCCTCGTAGGCCCTGAAGAATATCAGCATGACTACGCCATCCAGCAGGAAGATATGAGGGCCAACCGCCCCATGACCGGTAAGCTGTATGAAATGTATGCCAAACGCTGCTTTAAAAACGGCGCGATGGACTTCGATGACCTGCTCTTCAAAATGTACCAGCTGCTGAAGAACTTCCCCGAAGTACTGCACAAATACCAGCATAAATTCAAATACATCATGATCGATGAGTACCAGGATACCAATCCTGCTCAGTACGAAATCATCAAGCTATTAGGTGCTGCTCACGAAAATATCTGTGTAGTGGGGGATGATGCGCAAAGTATCTACTCCTTCCGCGGCGCTACCATCCAGAACATCCTCCAGTTTGAAAAGGACTACAACGATACAAAAGTGGTAAAACTGGAACAGAACTATCGTAGTACTAAGTCCATTCTCCAGGTTGCCAACGATGTGATCGCTAACAACAAGGGGCAGATCGAAAAGAACCTCTGGACTGATAACCCTACCGGCGAAAGAATAAAATTGGTGCGTACTATGACCGACAATGAGGAAGGCAAATTCGTAGCCGAAACCATTGCCGAGCAAAAGCTGCGCAACCACTATGCAAACAGGGATTTCGCTATCCTGTACCGTACCAATGCGCAAAGCCGCGCATTCGAAGAAAACCTGCGCCGTAAAGCCATACCCTACCGCATCTATGGAGGTATGTCCTTCTACCAGCGCAAGGAAATCAAAGACTTCGTAGCTTACCTCCGTATCGTGATGAACCCATCCGACGAAGAAAGCCTGAAACGAATCATCAACTACCCGATTCGTGGTATCGGTAAAACCACTGTTGAAAAAGTGATGATCTTTGCCAACGAGCACAATATCACCTTCTGGAACGTGCTGGAAAGAGCGCAGGAATTCGGATTCAAAGGGGGAACCCTGGAAGCCATCGAAAACTTCGTGATCATGATCCGCAGTTTCCAGGCTATGCTGGGTAAACAAAATGCTTACGACATCGCCGTACAGGTGGGTAAGTCTACCAACATCGTCAAAGAACTCTTCAACGATAAAACTACTGAAGGCCTCGCCCGCTACGAGAACATTCAGGAACTCCTGAACTCCGTAAAGGAATTCACCGAAACACCTACTGAAGACGGGGAACTACTGGAAAAATCACTGGGTACCTATCTGCAGCAGATCACCCTCCTCACCGATGCTGACAAAGGCAACGATGAAGACAGCGATGTGGTGAAACTAATGACGATCCACGCAGCAAAAGGACTGGAGTTCCCGGTTGTATTCAGCGTAGGTCTGGAAGAAAACCTTTTCCCAAGTTCCCTCTCCATCAATTCAAGGGAGGAGCTGGAAGAAGAACGCCGTCTTTTCTACGTGGTGATCACCCGCGCCAAAGCCAGGTTGTTCCTCACTTATGCTAACAGCCGTTACCGCTTTGGGCAGCTTGTCAACAATGAATCCAGCCGTTTCCTGGAAGAAATGCCGGAACAGTACATTGACCGCAGCTATGCCGGTGGCGGTGCTGTAGGCAACAGAAGCCCGATCAATAGTGGTGGTGGCCTCTGGGGCAATAATGGTGGCGGAGGCAATATGTTCGACCGGATGCAGAAGAAAACGCCGGGTAGCCAGTCTTCCCAGCCAGTAGCCGGTCCACGCCCTGCACCTAAACCCGTTAGCAACGCCGCAGCCAGCAACCACGTACCAAGTGCCGGTTTTACCCCGGACGATCCGGCTACAATGGAAGCCGGGATGGACGTGGAACACCAGAAATTCGGTTTCGGAACCATCCTTAATATGGAAGGAGCGCCAAACAATCGTATCGCTACCGTAGTATTCCCAAAAGGTGGCGGTGAGAAAAAGATCATGCTGAACTACGCACGATTGATGATCGTAAAGAAATAA
- a CDS encoding regulatory protein RecX translates to MQTSILLKLRHYCAYQERSHSEVKTKSLELGLRGDEIDEAIAALIADNFLNEERFARAYAGGKFRSQKWGRKKILAGLKQHQVSAYSIKKGMQEIDDEVYMDVLQSLTEKKYASLKGEQYLKRQYKTTQYLLQKGYEPDLISEIIKQIAKEGL, encoded by the coding sequence ATGCAGACTTCCATTCTCTTAAAACTACGTCATTACTGTGCTTATCAGGAACGCAGCCACAGCGAGGTGAAAACAAAAAGCCTGGAGCTGGGGCTGCGTGGTGATGAGATAGATGAAGCCATTGCCGCACTTATTGCAGACAATTTTCTGAACGAAGAACGCTTTGCCCGTGCCTATGCCGGTGGTAAATTCCGCTCGCAGAAATGGGGGCGTAAAAAGATCCTGGCAGGCCTCAAACAACATCAGGTTTCTGCCTACTCTATTAAAAAAGGAATGCAGGAGATTGATGATGAGGTCTATATGGATGTACTGCAATCGCTGACTGAAAAGAAATATGCCTCCCTGAAAGGAGAACAATACCTGAAAAGACAGTACAAGACTACCCAATATTTGCTGCAAAAAGGATATGAACCCGACCTGATAAGCGAAATCATTAAACAAATTGCAAAAGAAGGGCTATAA
- a CDS encoding amidohydrolase, which produces MSDLKVTLIQTKLHWENIDANLNMFNEKIDSIRERTEVVILPEMFSTGFSMAPEKLAEKMDGKAVQWMAKKAAEKNIIIGGSLIIEEDGEYYNRFVWMQPNGVAGAYDKRHRFAYAGEDKHYAAGDTRLIASVKGWKICLNICYDLRFPVWQRNQINADTNAPAYDLLINVANWPERRSTAWKTLIQARAIENQVYAIGVNRVGDDGNGIYHSGDSSLIDPLGEILYRKSHEEDIFTTTLERTKLDEIREKIPFLRDADKFQLF; this is translated from the coding sequence ATGTCAGATCTGAAAGTAACACTTATACAGACTAAACTGCATTGGGAAAATATTGACGCTAACCTGAATATGTTCAATGAAAAGATTGATAGCATCAGGGAAAGAACCGAAGTCGTGATCCTGCCTGAAATGTTCAGCACAGGATTCAGCATGGCTCCTGAAAAGCTGGCTGAAAAGATGGACGGTAAGGCCGTGCAGTGGATGGCTAAAAAAGCAGCAGAGAAAAACATCATTATCGGTGGTAGCCTCATTATCGAGGAAGATGGCGAATACTACAACCGCTTTGTATGGATGCAGCCCAATGGCGTAGCCGGTGCTTACGACAAACGTCACCGTTTTGCTTACGCCGGTGAAGACAAGCATTATGCAGCCGGTGATACCCGCCTGATCGCTTCCGTAAAAGGTTGGAAAATATGCCTCAACATCTGCTACGATCTGCGTTTCCCTGTATGGCAGCGTAATCAGATCAATGCGGATACCAACGCACCTGCATACGACCTGCTGATCAACGTGGCAAACTGGCCTGAGCGCCGTAGCACCGCCTGGAAAACTTTAATTCAGGCACGCGCTATCGAAAACCAGGTGTATGCTATCGGTGTGAACAGGGTAGGAGACGATGGTAATGGCATTTACCACAGTGGTGATTCCAGCCTCATTGATCCACTGGGCGAAATACTTTACAGGAAGAGCCACGAAGAAGATATTTTTACTACTACACTTGAGCGTACCAAGCTAGACGAAATAAGGGAGAAAATCCCCTTCCTCAGGGATGCTGATAAATTTCAATTGTTTTAA
- a CDS encoding VOC family protein → MLQAIHHIAVICSDYEQSKKFYTEILGLEIIREVYREERSSYKLDLALNGLYVIELFSFPDPPPRPSRPEASGLRHLAFAVPDLDHAVAHLQHHAVLTEPVRIDPYTGKRFTFFTDPDGLPLELYEQ, encoded by the coding sequence ATGCTACAAGCCATTCATCATATCGCAGTCATCTGTTCAGACTATGAACAGAGTAAAAAGTTCTATACGGAAATCCTTGGATTGGAAATAATCAGGGAGGTATACCGGGAAGAACGTTCTTCTTACAAACTGGATCTTGCATTGAATGGACTGTATGTGATCGAGCTATTTTCATTTCCCGATCCTCCGCCTCGTCCATCACGACCCGAGGCGAGTGGCCTGCGTCACCTGGCATTTGCAGTACCTGATCTCGACCATGCCGTGGCTCACCTGCAGCACCATGCAGTCCTTACGGAGCCTGTCCGAATCGACCCATATACCGGAAAGAGATTTACATTTTTTACCGATCCGGATGGGTTACCACTGGAGCTATATGAACAGTGA
- the nagA gene encoding N-acetylglucosamine-6-phosphate deacetylase — MLNAYSNCRIFTGDNWLEDHVVLSENGRITDIVTQRTIPPHAIIHDLNGADLVPAFIDLQIYGGNGRYFPSLPDVESIKATYEYSKAGGAAYFMITIPTHSPEFILRSIAAVKEYWEQGGEGCLGLHLEGPYISPEKNGAHIPEYIKAPRPEDIDWVLTHGAGIVKMMTVAPERVAPELILRLQDAGVLVSAGHSNGTYGQLYQSFENGITTCTHLFNAMSQLQSRAPGMVGAIYDHPQVHASIVADGIHVDYNTIRISKKIMANRLFLITDAVAASDGPDYAFHWNALSGRYEDAKGTLSGSALTMLEAVKNCIAQVGIAPDEALRMAAAYPAVVAGLSAELGRIAPGFRTAMLALDESWAFQQLILS; from the coding sequence ATGCTGAATGCATATAGCAATTGCAGGATCTTCACTGGCGATAACTGGTTGGAAGACCATGTCGTACTTTCCGAAAATGGTAGAATTACCGATATTGTAACCCAACGAACAATTCCCCCACATGCTATTATCCATGACCTGAACGGTGCTGACCTGGTACCTGCATTTATAGACTTACAGATCTATGGTGGTAATGGCCGATATTTCCCCTCCCTGCCGGATGTGGAATCTATCAAAGCCACCTATGAATATTCCAAAGCAGGCGGTGCCGCTTACTTCATGATCACCATTCCCACACATTCTCCTGAGTTTATTTTAAGATCCATTGCTGCCGTAAAAGAGTATTGGGAACAAGGTGGTGAAGGTTGCCTGGGCTTACACCTTGAAGGGCCTTACATCAGCCCTGAAAAGAATGGCGCACACATTCCGGAATACATAAAGGCCCCGCGCCCCGAAGATATAGACTGGGTACTGACCCATGGTGCCGGCATTGTGAAAATGATGACTGTGGCCCCGGAGCGCGTAGCGCCCGAACTGATTCTCCGTCTTCAGGATGCTGGCGTATTAGTATCTGCTGGCCATAGTAACGGTACCTACGGGCAGCTATACCAGTCTTTCGAAAACGGAATTACTACCTGCACGCACCTCTTCAATGCCATGTCGCAGTTACAGAGCCGCGCACCGGGTATGGTAGGTGCTATTTACGATCATCCACAAGTACATGCAAGTATCGTGGCCGATGGTATTCATGTAGATTACAATACGATCCGCATCAGCAAGAAGATCATGGCCAACCGCCTGTTCCTGATCACCGATGCGGTAGCTGCCAGCGATGGCCCTGACTATGCATTCCATTGGAACGCCCTAAGTGGTCGCTATGAAGATGCAAAGGGTACCTTATCCGGTTCTGCGCTCACCATGCTGGAGGCAGTAAAGAACTGTATCGCGCAGGTAGGTATTGCACCGGATGAAGCCTTGCGTATGGCAGCGGCATATCCGGCAGTAGTAGCAGGACTTTCTGCTGAGCTGGGGCGCATCGCCCCAGGCTTCCGTACAGCCATGCTGGCGCTCGATGAAAGCTGGGCCTTCCAGCAACTTATCTTATCTTAG
- a CDS encoding ArnT family glycosyltransferase encodes MGIQRFFSKNQYKNLFLLVWFLLCLIQAGFTELMDDEAYYWVYARHLSWGYFDHPPMVAVLIKLGYALFHNEFGVRIGMVILNLGTIIITDKLIPRKDNRLFYLLLLAMGAMQVGGMLAVPDVPLIFFAALYFYIYRAFLEQQSWRNTFLLALSMALMFYSKYHGVLLVGFTVLSNLNLLRVFKFYVAVIITTILFFPHLYWQYAHNFPSLQYHLIERNASVYQLNFTIEYILGQILLFGPLAGWLVLYYAFVCPIQSAFERALKFCTIGVLVFFLISTFKGRVEANWTVMLFTPVLVLAHQSVRRKRSIRRSLKVIQYLAPATLLVVTIARVYLIWNFMPGVDIRPEIHDNRKWAKTLQDHAGGRPVVFLNSYQMPSKYMFYSDHGLGYSINSRYSRRSQYNYWETEKQLWGKQVEITYDTENIPVTDSFNTPKGLVKFHLQDPYYSYSLIQFIPAMREVKVKPNTTMGFLLQVDNGYHEAVPVDTANEAVVGYAITQKDIEFPAVKTALTISKAIERRIVRIEVQMPDKPGTYQLKFCVFAGVLPPTHNSQTIKVIVR; translated from the coding sequence ATGGGCATTCAACGCTTTTTTAGCAAAAATCAATATAAGAACCTTTTCCTGTTGGTTTGGTTCCTGCTTTGCCTCATACAGGCAGGATTTACAGAACTGATGGATGATGAAGCTTATTACTGGGTTTATGCCCGTCACCTGAGCTGGGGTTATTTTGACCACCCACCAATGGTTGCAGTGCTGATCAAACTGGGCTATGCCCTTTTTCACAATGAATTTGGTGTGCGTATTGGCATGGTGATCCTGAACCTGGGTACTATTATCATTACAGACAAATTGATTCCCCGCAAGGATAACCGCCTCTTTTACCTCCTGTTGCTGGCTATGGGTGCAATGCAGGTGGGCGGAATGCTGGCCGTGCCGGATGTACCGCTGATTTTCTTTGCCGCATTATACTTTTACATCTACCGCGCATTCCTGGAACAGCAAAGCTGGAGAAATACTTTCCTGCTGGCACTGAGCATGGCACTCATGTTCTATAGCAAGTACCATGGTGTATTACTGGTTGGTTTTACGGTGCTCTCTAACCTGAATCTCCTGCGGGTATTCAAGTTCTATGTCGCAGTGATCATTACCACGATCTTATTCTTCCCGCATTTATACTGGCAATATGCACATAACTTTCCTTCATTGCAATATCACCTGATAGAAAGAAATGCGTCTGTATACCAGCTTAATTTTACAATAGAATACATTCTTGGACAAATCCTCTTATTCGGTCCGCTGGCAGGTTGGTTAGTATTATATTATGCGTTTGTATGTCCTATACAGAGTGCTTTTGAAAGAGCCCTGAAGTTCTGTACGATAGGTGTACTGGTGTTTTTCCTGATCAGTACATTCAAGGGCAGGGTAGAGGCTAACTGGACGGTGATGTTGTTTACACCCGTGCTGGTACTGGCACATCAGTCAGTAAGAAGAAAGCGGTCTATCCGTCGTTCACTGAAAGTGATTCAATATCTCGCACCGGCCACTTTGTTAGTGGTGACTATCGCCCGCGTATATCTAATTTGGAATTTTATGCCGGGAGTGGATATCCGTCCGGAAATTCATGATAACAGGAAGTGGGCAAAAACTTTGCAGGACCATGCAGGCGGCCGTCCTGTCGTGTTTTTGAATAGCTACCAGATGCCTTCCAAGTACATGTTCTATAGTGATCATGGACTGGGGTATAGCATCAATAGCCGTTATAGTCGCCGGAGCCAGTATAACTATTGGGAAACGGAGAAGCAGTTATGGGGGAAACAGGTAGAGATAACTTATGACACTGAAAACATCCCGGTGACAGATAGTTTTAATACACCGAAAGGATTGGTAAAATTCCATTTGCAGGATCCGTATTATTCTTATTCTTTGATTCAGTTTATTCCTGCTATGCGGGAGGTGAAGGTAAAACCAAATACGACCATGGGATTTCTATTGCAGGTGGATAATGGATATCATGAAGCCGTGCCGGTGGATACGGCGAATGAAGCGGTCGTAGGATATGCGATAACGCAAAAGGATATAGAATTTCCCGCAGTGAAAACAGCACTGACAATAAGCAAAGCAATAGAACGCAGAATAGTAAGGATAGAAGTACAAATGCCGGATAAACCGGGTACCTATCAATTAAAATTCTGCGTATTCGCAGGGGTACTACCGCCAACACATAATAGCCAGACAATAAAAGTAATCGTCCGGTGA
- a CDS encoding di-heme oxidoreductase family protein: MRIRKIYLAAALLACPSLLMMCTKPSPFNEEDYDPRLSGGAATVFDATSKAFGNVIPGLSNYDQHVHDLGDNSVDQTFVTAPATINSGLGPIFNNVSCRSCHHNDGKGSPTTGTVTSSMLMRLSIPGTDAHGGPVAVPGYGLQLQDLAVFGKTAEASVKITYTEQVYTYPDGTVTTLRKPTYTFVNPYIAMPVDLMVSPRMAPPFFGLGLLVNIPESTILSYADENDGNGDGISGRPNYVYDPSTDKMMLGRLGMKANTATILTQAAAAYQQDMGITSSIFPKESTFGQPQMDNLADDPELPDSLLNAVEFYLLSLAVPARRNTTDGEVMAGEKLFAQLGCSSCHIPTTQTGVNVRYPYLSNQRIHAYTDLLLHDMGDGLADGRPDFRANGSEWKTPALWGVGLFEKTNGTPFYLHDGRARTLEEAILWHDGEAAKVKAKFSQLSAGERGQVIAFLKSL, encoded by the coding sequence ATGCGGATAAGGAAGATCTATTTAGCAGCAGCCTTACTGGCCTGCCCTTCATTGCTGATGATGTGTACCAAGCCGTCACCCTTCAATGAGGAGGATTACGACCCGCGACTGAGCGGTGGTGCTGCTACCGTATTTGATGCGACCAGCAAAGCTTTTGGCAACGTCATCCCTGGCCTGAGCAACTATGACCAGCATGTTCACGACCTGGGCGACAACAGCGTAGACCAGACCTTCGTAACAGCACCGGCTACTATCAATAGTGGCTTAGGTCCTATTTTCAATAATGTGAGCTGTCGCAGCTGTCATCATAACGATGGCAAGGGAAGTCCGACCACCGGTACAGTGACATCTTCTATGCTGATGCGCTTGAGTATTCCGGGTACGGATGCACATGGAGGCCCTGTGGCTGTACCGGGGTATGGATTGCAGTTGCAGGACCTGGCAGTGTTTGGCAAGACAGCAGAAGCTTCTGTCAAAATCACCTATACAGAGCAGGTGTATACTTACCCTGATGGTACGGTTACGACCCTGCGTAAACCGACTTATACTTTTGTCAACCCCTACATAGCAATGCCTGTAGATCTGATGGTATCGCCGCGTATGGCACCACCATTTTTTGGGTTAGGATTGCTGGTGAATATCCCGGAATCTACGATCCTGTCTTATGCAGATGAAAATGATGGGAATGGGGATGGGATCAGTGGCAGGCCAAATTATGTGTATGATCCATCAACTGATAAAATGATGCTGGGCAGGCTTGGGATGAAGGCGAATACGGCTACCATCCTCACACAGGCCGCAGCAGCATACCAACAGGATATGGGGATTACCAGCAGTATTTTTCCGAAGGAAAGCACTTTTGGACAGCCGCAGATGGATAATCTGGCAGATGATCCTGAACTGCCGGATAGTTTGCTGAATGCGGTAGAGTTTTACCTGTTATCACTGGCAGTGCCGGCGAGGAGGAATACCACAGATGGGGAAGTGATGGCCGGGGAGAAATTGTTTGCGCAGCTGGGTTGTAGTAGTTGTCATATTCCTACGACGCAGACAGGGGTTAATGTACGGTATCCATATCTGAGTAATCAGCGGATACATGCTTATACGGATTTGTTATTGCATGATATGGGGGATGGACTGGCAGATGGAAGGCCGGATTTCAGAGCGAATGGTAGTGAATGGAAGACCCCGGCCTTGTGGGGGGTGGGTTTATTTGAGAAAACGAATGGTACGCCGTTTTATTTGCATGATGGTAGGGCAAGGACACTGGAGGAGGCGATATTGTGGCATGATGGGGAGGCGGCGAAGGTGAAAGCGAAATTTAGCCAGCTGAGTGCGGGAGAGAGAGGGCAGGTAATTGCATTTTTGAAATCTCTTTAA
- a CDS encoding imelysin family protein, which produces MKKLVLLFAVSAITILSCSKDGDNGASNSDFAALEDSVTINFVNKTAIPGYEDLLTKATTFNNVVTALNSATTEDNLTAAKTAWKDMRKTWEQCEGYLFGPVEDDNYDPNMDTWPVDYVQMDSLLNSSNALEIADIEGLATLSLRGYHPIEYILWGTDGKRAAAALTAREKKYITSLTVDLKNTCTKLRDSWVVAGGNYAAKVLNAGKGSQPFPTKQSLFTAIAAGLADICGEVGESKMKDPYDAQDPNIVESPFSGNSTTDFKNNIVGAYNVYMGTFLGSNGKSLHALVAAKNLSLDTKLQQQFEAAIGSFDAITMPYEKAIINQRGLCATTMSNLVTLKGTIEGDLENFILTNIKD; this is translated from the coding sequence ATGAAAAAACTCGTATTACTGTTCGCTGTAAGTGCCATCACGATCCTGTCTTGTAGCAAAGACGGTGACAATGGTGCTTCTAACAGTGATTTTGCTGCCCTGGAAGACTCGGTAACCATCAACTTTGTAAACAAAACCGCTATTCCGGGCTATGAAGACCTGCTTACCAAAGCCACTACGTTCAACAACGTGGTGACGGCGCTTAACTCCGCTACTACTGAAGATAACCTGACTGCTGCCAAAACAGCGTGGAAGGATATGCGTAAGACATGGGAACAATGTGAAGGTTACCTGTTCGGTCCCGTTGAAGATGATAACTACGATCCGAATATGGATACCTGGCCGGTAGACTATGTACAGATGGACTCCCTGCTCAATAGCTCCAATGCGCTGGAAATAGCAGACATTGAGGGGCTGGCAACGCTTTCCCTGAGAGGTTATCACCCGATCGAATACATCCTGTGGGGTACTGATGGCAAGCGTGCTGCTGCCGCCCTTACTGCCCGTGAAAAGAAATACATCACCAGTCTGACTGTAGACCTGAAAAATACCTGTACCAAGCTACGTGACAGCTGGGTGGTTGCCGGCGGTAACTATGCTGCCAAAGTACTGAATGCAGGTAAAGGTTCTCAGCCATTCCCTACCAAACAAAGCCTGTTTACCGCTATAGCAGCAGGTTTGGCAGACATCTGCGGAGAAGTGGGCGAGTCTAAAATGAAAGACCCTTATGATGCGCAGGATCCGAATATTGTAGAATCACCTTTCAGCGGTAACTCTACTACAGACTTCAAGAACAATATTGTGGGTGCATATAACGTATATATGGGAACCTTCCTGGGCAGCAATGGCAAAAGCCTGCATGCATTGGTAGCAGCCAAGAACCTGAGCCTGGACACCAAGTTACAGCAGCAGTTTGAAGCAGCTATCGGCTCCTTTGATGCGATCACCATGCCTTATGAGAAAGCGATCATCAACCAGAGAGGCTTGTGTGCTACAACCATGAGCAACCTGGTAACGCTGAAAGGCACCATTGAAGGCGATCTTGAGAATTTCATCCTCACTAATATCAAAGATTGA
- a CDS encoding QcrA and Rieske domain-containing protein codes for MENNGRRTFLKDTCKICVLGAVSFSVADFLASCGTAQKGFKTTVDNHKVTVPLTLFDANNAQIISPKNYEYEIAVQKNADNTYQALLLRCTHQHNPLVPTGNGYLCSLHGSQYDKTGKVKKGPAEKPLPILQTETTATNLIIYI; via the coding sequence ATGGAAAATAACGGCAGAAGAACTTTTCTGAAAGATACCTGCAAGATCTGTGTATTGGGCGCTGTATCTTTTTCTGTGGCTGACTTTCTGGCCTCGTGCGGCACTGCACAAAAAGGGTTTAAGACAACTGTAGACAACCACAAAGTCACCGTGCCACTGACACTCTTTGATGCCAACAACGCGCAAATTATCAGCCCCAAAAATTACGAATACGAAATAGCCGTTCAAAAGAATGCTGACAACACCTATCAGGCCTTATTACTACGCTGTACACATCAGCATAACCCACTCGTGCCTACCGGCAACGGTTACCTGTGCAGCCTTCATGGCAGCCAGTATGACAAAACCGGGAAGGTAAAAAAAGGCCCTGCTGAAAAACCGCTCCCTATCCTGCAAACGGAAACCACGGCTACCAATTTGATCATCTACATATAA
- the thiL gene encoding thiamine-phosphate kinase — MSEERTEINSLGEFGLIEFLTKNIEIQQSSTILGVGDDAAVIDHFGRQTVVSTDMLVEGIHFDLMYTPLKHLGYKSVAVNLSDIYAMNATPTHITVSIAFNNRFSVEALNEFYEGVYAACEKYGVDLIGGDTSSSQKGFVISVTALGEVAPDQFVKRSTAQKGDLLCVSGDLGAAFLGLTLLEREKKIYLESPQLQPDLEEQTYIIGRQLKPEPRRDIIEWLEKNDIRPTAMMDVSDGLSSEILHIAKQSNLGVVLYEEKIPIAQESKEMALKFGMDPTACALSGGEDYELLFTMKQEDYDKIVISEEISVIGYMADISEGAHIHTKGGNKFKLVAQGWNAFQQ, encoded by the coding sequence ATGAGTGAAGAAAGAACCGAGATCAACTCGTTAGGCGAATTTGGCCTGATTGAGTTTCTCACCAAGAATATTGAAATCCAGCAGTCGAGCACCATTTTAGGTGTGGGTGACGATGCTGCCGTGATCGACCACTTTGGCCGTCAGACAGTCGTGTCTACTGACATGCTGGTGGAAGGTATTCACTTTGACCTGATGTATACCCCCCTCAAGCACCTGGGGTATAAATCGGTGGCCGTGAACCTCTCCGACATATATGCCATGAACGCTACACCTACACATATTACGGTGAGCATTGCGTTCAATAACCGCTTTTCGGTGGAAGCACTGAACGAGTTCTACGAAGGCGTATATGCTGCCTGTGAGAAATATGGGGTAGACCTGATCGGGGGTGATACTTCCAGTTCTCAGAAAGGGTTTGTGATCAGCGTAACAGCACTGGGTGAGGTAGCACCTGACCAGTTCGTGAAGCGCTCTACTGCCCAAAAAGGCGACCTGCTCTGCGTATCCGGCGACCTGGGTGCCGCATTCTTAGGACTGACCCTGCTGGAAAGAGAGAAAAAGATCTACCTGGAGAGTCCGCAGCTGCAGCCTGACCTGGAAGAACAGACCTATATCATAGGCAGACAGCTGAAACCAGAACCAAGAAGAGATATCATTGAGTGGCTGGAAAAGAACGACATCAGGCCAACGGCTATGATGGATGTGAGTGATGGCCTGAGCTCTGAAATACTGCATATCGCCAAGCAATCTAACCTGGGCGTAGTACTGTATGAAGAGAAAATACCGATTGCACAGGAGAGTAAGGAAATGGCCCTGAAGTTCGGTATGGATCCTACCGCGTGTGCACTGAGTGGTGGTGAAGACTATGAACTGCTGTTTACCATGAAGCAGGAAGACTACGATAAAATTGTAATATCAGAAGAGATCAGTGTGATCGGGTATATGGCAGACATCAGTGAAGGTGCCCATATCCATACAAAAGGTGGTAATAAATTCAAATTAGTAGCGCAGGGCTGGAATGCATTCCAGCAATAA